A window from Gottschalkiaceae bacterium SANA encodes these proteins:
- a CDS encoding zinc metallopeptidase: MSLLYMFGPGGYLIIIGIVISMWAQAKVTGTFNKYLRVKNRRGLTGYEVATEILRKNGVTDVQVVQIQGKLSDHFDPRRRVVRLSPDVYQGRSIASLAVAAHEIGHVLQHEEGYAPIRVRDSLVPVASIGSKFSWILILGGLFLGMTGLATIGVWLFSAVVLFQIVTLPVEFNASSRALATLEGSYYLSEDEMPAAKKVLNAAAMTYVAATLVAVLQLIRLLMLTGRRN; encoded by the coding sequence ATGAGTTTACTTTATATGTTTGGACCCGGTGGATACTTGATTATTATTGGAATTGTGATCAGCATGTGGGCACAAGCAAAGGTGACGGGCACCTTTAATAAATACTTGCGGGTTAAAAATCGCAGAGGATTGACTGGATATGAAGTCGCAACGGAGATTTTACGAAAAAACGGAGTAACTGACGTGCAAGTGGTGCAAATACAAGGAAAACTAAGTGACCATTTCGATCCGAGAAGACGGGTGGTTCGTTTGTCACCAGATGTGTATCAGGGACGTTCCATCGCCTCCTTGGCGGTCGCAGCTCATGAAATCGGTCACGTTCTACAACACGAAGAAGGCTATGCCCCGATTCGTGTGCGTGATTCATTGGTGCCTGTAGCATCGATTGGATCCAAGTTTTCTTGGATTTTGATTCTAGGAGGATTGTTTTTAGGAATGACAGGTTTGGCAACGATTGGTGTTTGGCTTTTTTCTGCCGTTGTCTTGTTCCAGATTGTTACTCTACCGGTAGAGTTCAATGCAAGCAGCCGCGCTTTGGCTACCTTGGAGGGGAGTTATTACCTTTCAGAGGATGAGATGCCGGCAGCGAAGAAGGTATTGAACGCGGCGGCTATGACTTATGTAGCTGCGACTCTTGTTGCAGTCTTGCAACTGATTCGCCTATTGATGCTAACAGGTCGAAGAAACTAG
- a CDS encoding serine hydrolase domain-containing protein translates to MMNKKRREWADERSHHFHELNEKIEEWIAAGAFPGCVYGVVGKNTNFSSLGKSMITPEERVNKLETLYDLASLTKVVGTVPAILHLIEAGELTLGTRLASILPEVGESQVTIRHCLTHTSGAPADFSYQGLSGKQALIERAASLLPLEGAEVICYSDINYILLGEVIERVSGMSLDQAFDKWIFQPLGMRDTGFDPEHDRCAPTEVREDRGLVWGQAHDGKAHMMGGISGHAGLFSTGSDIGKFVAGMLEAAKGDNDAFLSKASIQLMAKNHASSAYDRRGLGWMLPIAGGPMGDYCSDNSLFHTGFTGGSILLDLDREVGVVLLTNRIHPRRENRMILDLRPKFHNMAILALDRM, encoded by the coding sequence ATGATGAATAAGAAAAGGCGTGAATGGGCAGATGAAAGGTCCCATCATTTTCATGAATTGAATGAAAAAATTGAGGAATGGATTGCTGCTGGTGCCTTTCCCGGATGTGTTTATGGTGTGGTTGGTAAAAATACAAACTTTTCTTCCTTAGGGAAATCCATGATTACGCCAGAAGAAAGAGTTAACAAGTTGGAAACACTTTATGATCTGGCATCTTTAACGAAGGTTGTAGGAACCGTGCCGGCGATCTTACACTTAATAGAGGCGGGCGAGTTGACGTTGGGAACAAGACTTGCATCCATATTGCCGGAAGTCGGTGAAAGTCAGGTTACGATTAGACATTGCCTGACGCATACATCGGGTGCACCAGCAGATTTTTCCTATCAAGGATTATCAGGCAAGCAGGCCTTGATTGAAAGAGCAGCTTCTCTTTTACCACTCGAAGGAGCAGAAGTAATTTGCTATTCGGATATCAATTACATTTTATTGGGAGAAGTGATTGAACGAGTCAGTGGCATGAGCTTGGATCAAGCTTTTGATAAATGGATTTTTCAACCCTTGGGCATGAGGGATACGGGATTTGATCCAGAACATGATCGATGCGCTCCCACAGAAGTTCGAGAGGATAGAGGGCTTGTATGGGGTCAAGCGCATGATGGAAAAGCCCATATGATGGGAGGGATCAGCGGTCATGCTGGACTTTTCTCGACGGGTTCGGATATAGGAAAATTTGTAGCAGGCATGCTTGAAGCGGCGAAGGGGGATAATGATGCCTTCTTATCGAAGGCATCAATTCAATTGATGGCGAAAAACCATGCGAGCTCTGCATACGATCGTCGAGGTTTGGGATGGATGCTGCCAATTGCAGGTGGACCCATGGGGGATTATTGCTCCGACAACAGTCTTTTTCATACCGGATTTACAGGGGGATCGATTCTACTCGATCTAGACAGGGAGGTTGGTGTCGTTCTTTTAACCAATCGCATTCATCCAAGGCGCGAGAACCGAATGATCCTCGATCTGAGGCCTAAGTTCCATAATATGGCGATTCTAGCTTTAGACAGAATGTAA
- the fusA_2 gene encoding elongation factor G, protein MKNYSPSKIRNVAVLGHQGCGKTSLSEALLFTTGATKRVGRVEDGSTVSDYTKEEKERQVSISTALLPIEWNDHKYNFLDAPGYFDFVGEVNSALRIARGAVIVMDASSGIEVGTEKAWEYVQRRNLPSIIFVNKMDKENVNFDKLLEEIRGKFGKRAVPFCIPIGKEEAFEGFVNVVDMKARIYDGNACNDAEIWPEKMDRVNQLHDMIVESVAETSEELMEKYFDGEAFTPEEIHGGLRKGILAGELVPVLVGSAIKNVGTHTLLDMIWDYLPAPVDMKKPFGMKPGTDEQIEREISVDEPFSAIVFKTISDPFIGKINLFKVRSGSVKRDQEVLIANSDKKEKMGYIFMLRGKEQLEVKEITAGDIGAVAKMQCPETGDTLCDPKAPIQYRGIPNPQPTLFKGIETVRKTDEDKISDALHKIMLEDLTFVVDRNRETKQQLIGGQGVTQLEVIKSKLHNTYGVEVTFAEPKVIYRETIRGNSDVQGKHKKQTGGSGQYGDVRIRFEPTEEPFEFVEKVFGGSVPRNYIPAVEKGLKDCLEKGVLAGYPVIGLKATLYDGSYHNVDSSEMAFRMAATLAFRKGILQAKPVLLEPVMRIDITIPEDYMGDVMGDINKRRGRVLGMASGVGGKQVVTAEVPQAELLTYTIDLKSMTQARGSFTMEFARYEDLPMNLAEKIIELAKEEDE, encoded by the coding sequence ATGAAGAATTATTCACCAAGCAAAATCCGTAACGTAGCAGTATTAGGACACCAAGGATGTGGGAAAACATCATTGTCAGAAGCGTTGTTGTTTACAACGGGTGCAACGAAGCGAGTCGGGCGTGTTGAAGATGGATCCACGGTCTCGGATTATACAAAGGAAGAGAAAGAGCGGCAAGTATCAATCAGCACAGCTTTGCTTCCAATCGAGTGGAACGATCATAAATACAACTTTTTGGATGCACCGGGATATTTCGATTTTGTCGGTGAAGTCAATAGTGCATTGCGTATTGCAAGGGGCGCAGTCATTGTAATGGATGCATCTAGTGGTATTGAAGTAGGGACGGAAAAGGCTTGGGAATATGTACAGCGAAGAAATCTTCCGTCAATTATATTTGTAAATAAAATGGATAAGGAGAATGTGAACTTCGACAAGCTCCTCGAAGAAATTCGAGGAAAGTTTGGTAAACGAGCGGTTCCATTTTGTATACCAATAGGAAAAGAAGAAGCCTTTGAAGGATTTGTTAATGTTGTTGACATGAAAGCCAGGATCTATGATGGCAATGCATGCAATGATGCAGAAATTTGGCCAGAAAAAATGGATCGTGTCAATCAATTGCATGATATGATCGTTGAGTCTGTCGCTGAAACGAGCGAAGAGTTGATGGAAAAGTATTTTGATGGAGAAGCATTTACACCGGAAGAAATTCATGGCGGTCTTCGTAAAGGAATTTTGGCGGGTGAATTGGTACCTGTTTTGGTGGGTTCTGCGATTAAAAATGTTGGGACGCATACCCTCTTGGATATGATTTGGGATTACTTGCCGGCTCCAGTGGACATGAAGAAACCATTTGGAATGAAACCGGGAACCGATGAGCAGATTGAACGAGAAATTAGTGTGGATGAACCGTTTTCTGCAATCGTATTTAAAACGATTTCTGACCCTTTTATTGGAAAAATCAATCTGTTTAAAGTACGGTCCGGGTCTGTTAAGCGAGATCAGGAAGTACTTATTGCCAATAGCGATAAGAAAGAAAAAATGGGTTATATCTTTATGTTACGAGGCAAGGAACAATTGGAAGTAAAAGAAATTACAGCCGGAGATATTGGTGCGGTTGCAAAGATGCAATGTCCTGAAACCGGGGATACCTTGTGTGATCCAAAAGCTCCGATCCAGTATCGAGGGATTCCGAATCCACAGCCAACCCTGTTTAAAGGAATAGAAACGGTGCGGAAAACGGATGAGGATAAAATATCTGATGCTCTTCATAAGATTATGCTGGAAGATTTAACCTTCGTTGTTGACCGAAATCGAGAAACCAAACAGCAATTAATTGGTGGGCAAGGGGTTACTCAATTAGAAGTGATCAAGAGCAAGTTGCATAATACGTATGGGGTAGAAGTGACATTTGCTGAACCAAAGGTTATCTATCGTGAAACCATTCGTGGCAATTCAGATGTACAAGGGAAACACAAGAAACAAACCGGTGGCTCAGGTCAATATGGTGACGTTCGTATTCGATTTGAACCGACTGAAGAGCCATTTGAATTTGTTGAAAAGGTCTTTGGTGGTTCTGTACCGCGGAACTATATTCCAGCGGTTGAAAAAGGATTAAAAGACTGCTTAGAAAAAGGGGTCTTGGCGGGATATCCTGTGATTGGACTGAAAGCGACCTTGTATGATGGGTCTTACCATAATGTGGACTCTTCGGAGATGGCATTTAGAATGGCCGCTACCTTAGCCTTTAGGAAAGGGATCTTGCAAGCGAAGCCAGTCTTGCTAGAACCTGTAATGAGGATTGATATTACAATTCCAGAGGATTATATGGGTGATGTGATGGGCGATATCAATAAACGCCGTGGTCGCGTATTGGGCATGGCTTCCGGTGTTGGCGGCAAGCAAGTGGTTACTGCTGAAGTTCCGCAGGCAGAATTGCTGACCTACACCATCGATTTAAAATCGATGACTCAGGCTCGTGGAAGCTTTACCATGGAATTTGCTCGCTATGAGGATTTGCCAATGAATTTGGCGGAAAAGATTATCGAGTTAGCAAAAGAAGAAGACGAATAA
- a CDS encoding nucleotidase: MEKPILAVDLDGTVGDPYAWLPRVNRIFELSLTKENFHHLKIRSNEGCQHVPSDFYKNNKSIFHKDIGMREGAVETLVRLQERFELIFVTGRTEDLKEITEKWFKDYGLSSDFPVVYLGPQMKTVWTDQYKPIAFLEDSVPQSKAISESGIPVILMDTSYNRSLEGKNIIRAKDWEEAEEILIKGLYKEKAAC; this comes from the coding sequence ATGGAGAAACCAATTTTAGCAGTTGATTTGGATGGCACTGTGGGCGATCCTTATGCATGGCTGCCGAGAGTCAACCGAATCTTTGAATTGTCATTGACGAAAGAGAATTTTCATCATTTAAAGATCCGCAGCAACGAGGGATGTCAACATGTACCTTCCGATTTTTACAAAAACAATAAGTCTATCTTTCACAAGGATATTGGCATGCGCGAGGGTGCAGTCGAGACCCTTGTCCGCTTACAAGAGCGGTTTGAACTTATCTTTGTCACTGGACGAACGGAAGATTTGAAAGAAATTACAGAAAAATGGTTTAAAGACTACGGATTATCATCTGATTTTCCGGTTGTTTATTTGGGTCCTCAGATGAAAACGGTCTGGACGGATCAGTATAAACCTATCGCCTTTCTTGAGGATAGCGTGCCGCAAAGCAAAGCAATCTCTGAGTCAGGAATTCCAGTGATTTTAATGGATACTAGTTATAATCGATCTCTCGAGGGAAAGAATATTATTCGAGCGAAAGATTGGGAAGAAGCTGAAGAAATTCTAATTAAAGGGCTTTACAAAGAAAAAGCTGCATGCTAA
- a CDS encoding ABC transporter permease: MKQLRLEFLKIKRSPLIIMSIMGISITPLLLGLIFPKSSEGLEGVTFTSFLEDVQLLNLMLMGILMFGLITSYVFSKEFEEDTLKSTLAIPIRRARLLLDKFLVVFVWILSLLFINVIEAIVICMIWGVEGVTLSSIAAAFGLAFRDGLIFLPLLTPIVFVTLLVRRYVAGIVFSISVVVINMIALNSEVYYAYYPYTIPLFLTGPVPEDMIISVPISILILVGTGLFGAIASMIYFRKIAI, translated from the coding sequence ATGAAGCAATTGAGGCTGGAATTTTTAAAGATCAAGCGGTCCCCTTTGATTATCATGAGTATAATGGGAATCTCTATTACACCTCTTTTATTAGGTTTGATTTTCCCCAAAAGTTCAGAAGGACTAGAGGGTGTGACCTTCACGAGTTTTCTTGAGGATGTGCAGTTGTTGAATCTTATGTTGATGGGTATTTTGATGTTTGGTCTCATTACCTCTTACGTATTCAGCAAGGAGTTTGAAGAGGATACCTTAAAATCAACTTTGGCCATACCAATTCGAAGAGCTCGATTGTTGTTGGATAAATTTTTGGTGGTTTTTGTTTGGATATTAAGTCTACTCTTCATCAACGTAATCGAAGCAATTGTGATCTGCATGATTTGGGGTGTGGAGGGTGTAACTCTTTCCTCGATTGCCGCCGCATTTGGGTTGGCGTTTCGAGATGGATTGATCTTTCTTCCGCTATTAACTCCGATTGTATTTGTGACTCTTCTGGTTCGGCGGTATGTGGCTGGGATTGTTTTTTCCATTAGTGTTGTTGTAATTAATATGATTGCTTTGAATTCTGAGGTTTATTATGCCTATTATCCCTACACGATTCCCCTGTTTTTGACCGGTCCTGTTCCTGAAGATATGATTATATCGGTGCCGATTTCGATTCTAATTCTTGTTGGAACCGGCCTGTTTGGTGCGATTGCTAGTATGATTTATTTTCGAAAAATTGCCATATAA
- a CDS encoding ABC transporter ATP-binding protein: MIAIETKNLTKSFGSHRAVDRINLSIEQGEIYGFLGNNGAGKTTTIKMMTGLISPSEGSIKILGEELEKSKQVILKRVGCIVETPGFFGNLTGHENLQVYLRHSGTSKRKIIEETMELTGLDPKDMMLVRRYSLGMKQRLGIARALLNQPEILLLDEPTNGLDPSGIRGMRKLLRQLAKEQHMTLFLSSHILTEVEQLADRVGIIHHGNLIDEISMEGLRNQGSGYLEIQVDQPAEALRLLETEMGIFDFTVKADNCIEIFNAVDQVARINQMLVEHQVDVYQLNQKKQSLERHFIELTGGGTQL, translated from the coding sequence ATGATTGCAATCGAAACGAAAAATCTAACGAAATCTTTTGGGTCCCATCGTGCGGTGGATCGAATCAATCTATCCATTGAACAGGGTGAAATTTATGGATTTTTAGGAAATAATGGTGCGGGAAAAACCACGACTATAAAAATGATGACGGGTTTGATTTCTCCGTCCGAAGGAAGCATTAAAATATTAGGCGAGGAACTTGAAAAATCAAAGCAAGTGATTCTTAAACGGGTTGGGTGCATCGTAGAAACGCCTGGATTCTTTGGAAATTTGACAGGGCATGAGAACCTTCAGGTATACTTGCGACACAGTGGTACTTCAAAGCGAAAAATCATTGAAGAAACCATGGAATTGACCGGATTGGATCCCAAGGATATGATGCTGGTTAGACGATATTCTTTAGGGATGAAGCAGCGATTGGGTATTGCCCGCGCTCTTTTGAATCAACCAGAGATTTTGCTTTTGGATGAACCGACCAATGGATTGGATCCATCGGGGATACGAGGGATGAGAAAACTCCTTCGGCAGCTGGCAAAGGAGCAACATATGACCCTATTTCTATCAAGCCATATTCTAACGGAAGTGGAGCAATTGGCTGATCGTGTTGGGATTATTCATCATGGAAATCTGATTGATGAGATCTCCATGGAAGGGTTGAGGAATCAAGGCTCTGGCTATTTGGAAATTCAGGTAGACCAGCCGGCAGAAGCTCTTCGTTTATTGGAAACAGAAATGGGAATTTTTGATTTCACAGTGAAGGCGGATAATTGTATTGAAATTTTTAATGCGGTTGATCAGGTGGCGCGCATCAATCAAATGTTGGTTGAGCATCAGGTGGACGTTTATCAGTTGAATCAAAAAAAACAGAGTTTGGAGCGTCATTTTATTGAATTGACCGGGGGGGGAACTCAGCTATGA
- a CDS encoding HAMP domain-containing sensor histidine kinase translates to MNSGILLLINVALLVVIVFLLQKQKVQLSNRLAIIQQVLSGKTRMRILRDEKEKDAVLDFAINDLIEALHQTKIEGDQSELKRRQLLSNISHDIRTPITSIIGYIDALVDDKISDPEERAQYLLIAAEKSRELKRLTDEVFELAKIDADEIEMHPERLEINELLRSTVIGFLPQLQEAKMEVVNEIPDEKNFVYADRTAITRIFQNLIQNAIQHGQSGKILGLRVEKHRNQYIVSIWNLGEPIPEEKIGRVFERLFKADDSRKMKSGNHGLGLSIAKRLTEKNGGSIRVDSSLNRETTFSVRFSAFLG, encoded by the coding sequence ATGAATTCAGGGATTTTGCTATTGATTAACGTTGCGTTGCTTGTAGTTATTGTTTTTTTGTTGCAGAAGCAAAAAGTGCAATTGAGTAATCGCTTGGCCATAATCCAGCAAGTACTCTCGGGAAAGACGAGAATGCGGATTTTGCGAGATGAAAAAGAAAAGGATGCTGTGCTGGATTTTGCGATTAATGATTTAATAGAAGCTCTGCATCAAACCAAAATCGAGGGAGATCAATCGGAGCTGAAACGCCGGCAATTGCTGTCGAACATTTCACATGATATTCGAACACCGATCACGTCTATTATTGGTTATATTGACGCATTGGTGGATGATAAGATTTCGGACCCAGAAGAACGGGCACAATATTTGTTGATTGCTGCAGAGAAGTCGAGAGAGTTGAAACGATTAACGGATGAGGTTTTCGAATTGGCTAAGATCGACGCAGATGAAATCGAGATGCATCCAGAGCGGTTGGAGATCAATGAACTTTTGCGTAGCACGGTGATTGGATTTTTACCGCAACTGCAGGAAGCGAAAATGGAAGTCGTCAATGAGATTCCGGATGAAAAGAATTTCGTCTATGCGGATCGAACTGCGATCACCCGAATCTTTCAGAACCTGATTCAAAATGCGATTCAGCATGGGCAATCGGGAAAAATATTGGGTCTACGGGTAGAAAAGCATCGCAATCAATATATTGTATCGATTTGGAATTTAGGTGAGCCAATACCAGAAGAAAAGATTGGTCGCGTGTTTGAACGATTATTTAAAGCCGATGATTCTAGAAAAATGAAGAGTGGGAATCATGGTTTGGGACTCTCTATTGCTAAGCGACTCACAGAGAAAAATGGTGGTAGCATACGGGTAGACAGTAGCCTCAACAGAGAAACAACCTTTTCGGTTCGATTTTCTGCATTTTTGGGATAA
- a CDS encoding response regulator transcription factor, with protein MMNKPIRILAVDDEIEINQLIKRYLEIEGYQVDTASDGMEGLRLFEKGKYDLILADVMMPGMDGLTMVEKIRAQDNQVLVLFLTAKDGDTDRVLGFKLGADDYVTKPFYMNELTARIAAHIRRYQPVQQEAEEIFTFGKLSINVPRVEIIKDGIPIELRAKEFEILVFLASHEGQVFSKGQIFESVWKDDYMMDDNTVMVHIRRLRKKIEDNPDEPKYIKTIWGLGYKFQGKEL; from the coding sequence ATGATGAATAAACCGATTCGGATTTTAGCCGTGGATGACGAAATTGAGATTAACCAGCTAATTAAACGATATTTAGAGATCGAAGGATACCAGGTGGATACGGCTTCAGATGGGATGGAAGGTCTGCGCTTGTTTGAAAAAGGAAAGTATGATTTGATTTTGGCAGATGTTATGATGCCGGGCATGGATGGTTTGACCATGGTGGAAAAAATTCGGGCGCAAGACAATCAAGTTTTGGTTTTGTTTCTAACGGCAAAGGATGGGGATACAGATCGCGTCTTGGGTTTTAAGCTTGGGGCGGATGACTATGTAACAAAACCATTTTACATGAATGAGTTAACGGCAAGAATTGCAGCCCATATCCGTCGCTATCAGCCCGTGCAGCAGGAAGCTGAAGAAATTTTTACCTTTGGAAAGCTTTCTATCAATGTTCCTCGGGTTGAAATTATTAAGGACGGCATTCCGATTGAACTTCGGGCCAAGGAATTTGAGATCTTGGTTTTTTTAGCCTCCCATGAGGGGCAGGTTTTCAGCAAGGGGCAAATTTTTGAAAGCGTATGGAAAGATGATTATATGATGGATGACAATACGGTGATGGTTCATATTCGTCGCTTGAGAAAAAAAATCGAAGACAATCCGGATGAGCCGAAGTATATCAAAACCATTTGGGGATTGGGCTATAAATTCCAAGGAAAGGAGTTGTAA
- a CDS encoding 2-dehydro-3-deoxy-phosphogluconate aldolase, producing MNRLQKINFMKDRVAVNYLAGDLENAKEVIAAMEGHALVGILSKQFDTVEEGVECVNEWLKELPSVSVGMGGGDPAQAVKAALIACQTNPGHVNQPFTGAGFASGALRAKGSNETAINVMMAPTGIPGKVKINTGKNSVEKSEALVDVDTAMAMIKDMEADSVKFFPMGGLKSIEELKAVAEACVRQGIQLIEPTGGITPQNFEEILQVCLDAGVPYVMPHVYGSVMNKETGMTQVDQVRKIYEVLERLL from the coding sequence ATGAATCGCTTACAAAAAATAAATTTTATGAAGGATCGAGTTGCGGTCAATTACCTTGCGGGAGACTTGGAAAACGCAAAGGAAGTGATAGCAGCCATGGAAGGCCACGCTTTGGTGGGCATTTTGTCCAAGCAATTTGATACAGTTGAAGAAGGCGTCGAATGCGTTAATGAATGGTTGAAGGAACTTCCTTCCGTATCGGTAGGTATGGGCGGGGGTGATCCAGCTCAAGCGGTGAAAGCTGCTTTGATTGCTTGCCAAACCAATCCGGGTCACGTCAACCAACCCTTTACAGGGGCAGGCTTTGCATCGGGCGCGCTTCGAGCAAAGGGTTCCAATGAAACTGCCATTAATGTCATGATGGCCCCAACTGGCATTCCGGGGAAGGTGAAAATCAATACTGGGAAAAACAGTGTGGAAAAATCAGAAGCCTTGGTTGATGTTGATACGGCAATGGCCATGATCAAGGATATGGAAGCCGATTCGGTGAAGTTCTTTCCTATGGGAGGCCTGAAATCAATTGAAGAGCTAAAGGCAGTGGCAGAGGCATGTGTACGCCAGGGTATTCAATTAATTGAGCCGACCGGTGGAATCACCCCTCAGAACTTTGAAGAAATTTTACAGGTCTGTCTAGATGCAGGGGTTCCCTATGTGATGCCTCATGTTTACGGATCAGTGATGAATAAAGAAACCGGGATGACTCAGGTTGATCAAGTCCGCAAGATCTATGAGGTTTTGGAAAGACTCCTCTAG
- the dgaE gene encoding D-glucosaminate-6-phosphate ammonia lyase, whose product MNLYKSKGLKEIINASGRMTALGVSTPRAATLEAMASAGQNFVVLHELMKYADQEISKFTGAEASCPTACASAGIAISVAATIAKENLLQIESLPQVLDGFKNEIVLQKGHAVNFGAPIETMIRVGGGKPILAGQANKVAAEHVVASINERTAALFYVKSHHCVQKGMLSVEVMAEIAHAHNLPLIVDAAAEENLSKYGQAGADMVIYSGSKAIEGPTSGFITGKREWIQACHLQYLGIGRAMKIGKENIMGLLTALADYKEERTTQEIETMKAWAESLAVELNALPGFKAGVVQDEAGRAIFRTTAKVDDRVVGISAADLVARMKEADPAVYIREHYVNTGVLTFDLRSVKESDLRKITAVISGCLERK is encoded by the coding sequence GTGAATCTTTATAAGAGTAAGGGATTAAAAGAGATTATTAATGCAAGTGGCAGAATGACGGCGCTAGGGGTTTCAACCCCTCGCGCTGCAACCCTCGAAGCTATGGCTTCGGCTGGACAAAATTTTGTTGTATTGCATGAATTAATGAAGTATGCGGATCAAGAAATAAGCAAGTTTACCGGGGCGGAAGCAAGTTGTCCAACAGCCTGCGCATCTGCTGGGATTGCCATCTCGGTGGCGGCAACCATTGCAAAGGAAAACCTGTTACAGATTGAAAGCCTTCCTCAGGTATTAGATGGATTTAAAAATGAAATTGTTTTACAAAAGGGACATGCGGTTAACTTTGGTGCACCCATTGAAACGATGATTCGTGTAGGCGGAGGAAAGCCGATTTTAGCAGGGCAAGCAAATAAGGTCGCTGCAGAACATGTAGTTGCGTCAATTAATGAACGAACAGCAGCACTTTTTTATGTCAAGTCGCACCATTGTGTGCAAAAGGGTATGCTTTCAGTGGAAGTCATGGCAGAGATTGCCCATGCGCATAATTTACCGTTGATCGTGGACGCGGCGGCAGAAGAAAATTTGTCCAAGTATGGCCAAGCGGGCGCTGACATGGTGATCTATAGTGGATCAAAAGCCATTGAAGGACCAACTTCTGGATTTATAACGGGAAAACGAGAATGGATTCAGGCTTGTCATTTGCAATATTTAGGAATTGGGCGAGCTATGAAAATTGGAAAAGAAAATATCATGGGGCTTCTTACGGCTCTGGCGGATTATAAAGAAGAGCGAACAACACAAGAGATTGAAACCATGAAGGCATGGGCGGAAAGTCTGGCTGTTGAATTGAATGCTTTGCCAGGATTTAAAGCCGGCGTTGTTCAGGATGAAGCAGGTCGTGCAATTTTTAGAACGACTGCAAAGGTGGATGATCGGGTTGTTGGCATAAGTGCGGCAGACTTGGTTGCTCGCATGAAGGAGGCAGACCCGGCGGTTTATATTCGAGAGCATTACGTCAACACCGGTGTATTGACCTTCGATTTGCGATCGGTTAAGGAATCGGATCTTCGGAAAATTACTGCTGTGATTTCAGGCTGTTTAGAAAGGAAGTAA
- a CDS encoding DUF4310 family protein produces the protein METTNKNLKSLLLANKTFPLLMALACASIFAGTHLYIVYGTGAFNEIFVVQMLDEGLATGDYAAAAGFATGFLLARILEGPLVGILDIGGSLMTGVGIGIPAMLLAAGITAPLNNFALSLLTGAGIGIALGLLIIGVRKAMPEGLSASGTDVMMGAGNKTGRFLGPLIIISAIQFSIPAGIGAFVGAAIAYSKDRPIAGGAILGAMLLAGVFAFM, from the coding sequence ATGGAAACAACAAACAAAAATTTAAAATCACTATTGCTTGCCAACAAGACCTTCCCTCTTTTGATGGCCTTGGCCTGCGCATCGATCTTTGCGGGAACACATTTGTATATCGTTTATGGAACAGGCGCATTCAACGAAATCTTTGTTGTTCAAATGCTAGATGAAGGTTTGGCGACAGGGGATTATGCAGCCGCAGCTGGATTTGCAACAGGCTTCCTGCTCGCACGAATTTTAGAAGGTCCATTGGTTGGGATCTTGGATATTGGCGGATCATTGATGACTGGTGTTGGGATCGGAATCCCTGCTATGCTATTAGCGGCAGGAATTACTGCACCTTTGAATAACTTTGCCTTGTCTTTGCTTACAGGCGCTGGAATCGGCATTGCCTTAGGCCTTTTGATCATTGGCGTTCGAAAAGCGATGCCTGAAGGTTTATCTGCAAGCGGTACCGATGTCATGATGGGTGCGGGAAACAAGACGGGTCGTTTCTTGGGGCCATTGATTATTATCTCTGCGATTCAGTTCAGTATTCCAGCAGGCATTGGTGCATTTGTTGGAGCTGCGATTGCTTATAGCAAAGATCGTCCAATCGCAGGTGGTGCAATTTTAGGCGCGATGTTGTTGGCCGGCGTATTCGCTTTTATGTAA